CGTCCACCTGCTGGGCCTGCGCCGGGACGGCGACACGCACCAGCCGGTGGGCGGCGGACTCGACGACGACGAGGGTCGCGCCGTCCGGGTCGACGAGGACGTCGCTGGGCTCGGCGAGGTCCCGGGCGAGCGTGGTGACGGTGCGGGTGGCCGGGTCGTAGCGACGGACGGCGCCGTTGTAGGTGTCGGCGACGGCGACCGAGCCGTCGGGCAGCACCGCGACGCCGAGCGGGTGCTGCAGCAGCGCGTCGTCGGCGGGGCCGTCGCGGTGGCCGAAGTCGAACAGCCCGGTGCCGACCGCGGTGCCGACGTCGTAGCCGTCGGCGCCGCGGACCAGCCAGCGCAGCGCCGAGGTCTCGGAGTCGGCGAGCCACAGCCGTCGGCCGTCCGGGTCCGCGGCCAGGCCGGAGGTCTGGGCGAACCACGCGTCGTGCGCGGCGCCGTCCCGCAGTCCCTCGGCGGTGGTGCCGGCGAGCACCTCGACGGTGCCGGCGTCGGGGTCGAACGCCCACAGCTGGTGGACTCCCGCCATGGCGACGACGACGCGCCCGTCGAACCACGCGACGTCCCACGGGGTCGACAAATCCTGCTCCAGGGCCGGCCCGCCGCCGCCGCGACGACGCAGCTGCTCGCCGGTGCCGGCGACGGTGCGGACCGTCCCGTCGGCGAGCCGGACGCCGCGAAGGGCGTGGTTCACGGCGTCGGCGACCACGACGTCGTAGCCGACCCGGCCGGCGACGTCCGGAGGCAGGACGGCGAGCCCCTGCGGCTCGCTGAACGCGGCGACGTCCGCGGCGCCGTCGACGAGGCCCCGCCGGCCCGAGCCGATCCGGCGCCGCTCGGTCTCCAGGTCGTCGTCGAGCTCGACGAGCTGGTGGTGCGCGGTGTCGGAGACGAGCAGTCCACCGTCGGGCAGCCGGACCACCTTGCCCGGGAACCGCAGCGCGGTCCGCGGCGGCGGGGGCGGCACGTAGGGGGCGTCGCCGCGGCGCAGGGTGCCCTTCGTCTCGTGCTCGGCGACGAGCTCGTCGAGCAGCACCCGCAGCCCGTGCGCGTGGCCCTCGCCGGAGAGCTGGGCGACGACGTAGCCCTCCGGGTCGACGACGGCCAGCGTGGGCCAGGCCCGGGCGGCGTAGGCCCGCCAGGTGACCAGCTCGGGGTCGTCGAGGACCGGGTGGTGGACGGCGTAGCGCTCGACCGCGGCGGCCAGGGCGTCCGGGTCGGCCTCGTGGGCGAACTTCGGGGAGTGCACCCCGACGGTCACCAGGACGTCGGCGTACTCGCGTTCCAGCGGGCGCAGCTCGTCCAGGACGTGCAGGCAGTTGACGCAGCAGAAGGTCCAGAAGTCGAGCAGCACGATCCGGCCGCGGAGCGCGGCGAGGGTCAGCGGCTCGCCGCCGGTGTTGAGCCAGGCCCGGCCGGTGAGCTCGGGGGCGCGGACGCGCGGTCGTCGAGCAGCGGTCACCCCCCGATTCTCCCCGGCGTCGCCGACAGGTCCGCCGGCGGCCAGCTCAGTCGGGATCCGACCGGACGAGCTCCCACGCGTCCGACACCATCGCCGCGAGCTGGCGCTCCGGCGTCCAGCCGAGGTCGCGCCGAGCGCGCTCGCTGGAGGCGACCAGGACCGGCGGGTCACCGGGCCGTCTCGGCGCGACCTCGACCGGTACCGGGTGGCCGGTGACCTCGCGCACCACGTCGACGACCTGGCGCACCGAGAACCCTGCCCCGTTGCCGAGGTTGTAGACCAGGTGCTGCCCGGGCTGCGGGGCCTCCAGCGCGAGCAGGTGCGCCCGGGACAGGTCGGCGACGTGGATGTAGTCCCGCACGCACGTGCCGTCCGGCGTCGGGTAGTCGTCGCCGTAGATCGACAGTCGTTCCCGGCGTCCGGCGGCCACCTGCAGTGCGATCGGGATCAGGTGCGTCTCCGTGGCGTGGCGCTCGCCGAACCGGCGCCAGGCCCCGGCGACGTTGAAGTACCGCAGGCTCACCGCCGCGAGGCCGTAGGCGGTCGCCTCGCCGCTGAGCATGTGGTCCACGGCGAGCTTGGAGGCGCCGTAGGGGTTGGTCGGCGCAGCCGGCTCGCTCTCCTCGACCGGCACGTGCTGCGGGACGCCGTACGTGGCCGCCGTGGAGGAGAAGACGATCCTGCGGACGCCGCGCACGCGCATCGCGTCCAGGAGCAGACGGGTCCCGACGACATTGGTGTGCCAGTAGAGGTCGGGCCGCTGCACGGACTCACCGACCAGCGACTTGCCGGCGAAGTGCAGGACGGCGTCGACGCCCCGGTCGAGGGCCTCGCCGGGGTCGGCGACACTGCCCACGACGAGCTCGGCACCAGCCGGCACGGCGTCCGCATGGCCCGTGGACAGGTCGTCGAGCACGACGACGTCGTGACCGGCCTCGAGCAGCTGGGCGGCCACGACGCTGCCGATGTACCCCGCCCCTCCGGTGACCAGAAGTCTCATCGGTCAGTCCCTGCCGCGGGAGGTCAGCAGTGCCTCAGCCGAGCATCTCCGGCCGCTGCCACTCCTGACCGAGCACGTGGTGGCCGAGGAATGCGAACACCGTCTCGTACCAGACCTTGGCGTGGTTCGGCGTGAGCACCCAGTGGTTCTCGTCGGGGAAGTACAGGAACTTGTGCGGGCTGCGGCCCTCCGGGTCCTCGGAGCGGGACACCAGGTCCCACCACAGCCGCAGGCCCTCCCCGATCGGGACCCGGTAGTCCCTGTCGCCGTGGACGACGAGCACGGGGGTGGTGATCTGGTCGGCGAACCGGTGCGGGGAGTTGGCCAGGGCCATCTCCTCGGTCATCTCACGCTTCCAGTAGTACGCCGCGTCCGTGGTCGGCCCGAACTGGTCGAGGGCCCACAGCGACGCGTGCGTGACGATCGCGCGGAACCGGTCGGTGTGGCCGGCGACCCAGTTCGCCATGTAGCCGCCGAAGGAGCCACCCATCGCCGCGGTACGGGTCTCGTCGACGTCGTCGCGGGCCTCGGCGGCGTCGGTGACGGCGAGCAGGTCGGTGTACGGGGCGGCGCCCCAGGCGCCCCAGCCGCGGCGGACGAACTCGACGCCGTAGCCGGTGGACAGCGCCGGGTCGGGCAGCAGGACGGCGTAGCCGCGGGCGACCGCGAGCCACGGGTTCCACCGCCAGGACCACGCGTTCCACGACCCGAGCGGGCCGCCGTGGATCCACAGCAGCAGCGGGGCCGGCTCCGACGCCGACGCCCCGTCCGGCAGGGCGAGCCACGCCCGCAGCGGGGTGCCGTCCTCCGCGGTCGTGGTGACCTCCTCGACCCGCCCGGGCAGCGTGGGCGCCGGTGCCGGGCCGCGCAGCGCCTCCGGCTGCGCCGGCGCCGCGGAGCCGGCGTCCAGGGGGACCCGGACCGGCGCGGCCGGCGCGTCGACCGCGGAGCGCAGGGCGTACACCCACCGCCCGTCGGGGGAGACCCGCGGGTCGCTGTACGCGCCGTCGTCCGCGGTGAGCCGAGTGACCTCGCCGGTGGCGACGTCGACGCGGAACAGCGGGGCGCGGCCCTGGTCGTCGGCGACCGCGACGAGCGCGGAGCCGTCGGGCGTCCACTGCGCCGAGTGCGGCCAGCGGTCCCACTCCTGAGTCAGCGCCCGCACCTCGCCGCCAGCGAGCGGGACGACGGCGAGCCAGCTGTCGGGCGGCACGTCAGGTGTCGAGCGGCGGTGCGCGACCACCGCGACGTGCCGGCCGTCCGGGGACACCACGGGGTCGACGTACTCGACGTCCGGGTCGTCGCACAGCACCCGCCGCTGCCCGGTGGCCACGTCGAGAGCGACGACCGTGGACCTCTCCGAGCCACGCGCCTCGGGGACGGTCCACGTGCTGACGACGGTCGCGCCGTCCGGGGTGACGTCCCAGGACGCCTCGGCCTGCAGGGCGCGGCCGGCGTGACCGGTGAGGTCGCGCAGCTCGAGCCGCTCGTCACCGGTGGCAAGGTCCGCGGGCAGCTCCGCGGTGAACAACCGGGGCCGGTCGGGGCCGAGGTCGTGGTCCCAGTACCGCACCGGGTACTCCTCGTGCAGGACGGCGGAGACCTTCGCGTCCTTGCGGTTCTTGCGGGCCTTCTGCTCCGACTCGGCGTCGGTGGCCGACGGCAGCGTGGAGGAGGCCAGGACGACGGTGCCGGCCTCGCGGGCCACCCGGACGCCGCCGACCCCGCCGGGACGGGTCGCCACCACCCGGGCGTCACCGCCGCCGGCGGGCTGCAGCCACAGGGCCGGCACCTCGTCGTCCCCGTCGTCCTGCGGTTCGGCGTCCGGACGGGCGGAGACGAACAGCAGGTCCCCGGACGGCGTGAACGCCGCCCCGGACTCGCCCTTGGCGCTGCGGGTGAGCCGGCGGGCCGGCCGCTCGCCGTCCGGGTCGACCTCCCACAGCCCGGTGACGTACCGGGTCCGCTTGCGGTCGAGGGTGGCGACGCCGACGACGACGCGTCGCCCGTCCGGTGACAGCGCAAGGCCACTGACCCGAGGCAGGGCGACGTAGTCGTCGAGGCTGGCGAAGGGGTGCTCTGCGGGACTCACAGGGACTGCCTATCACGCTCCGTGTCGCGCTCGGTGTCGCGCTCGGCGAGACGGGCGAGCATGGCGTTGTACTCCCCGAGGTCCTGGTCGTGGTCGCGGTCGGCGGCACGGTCGCGGCGCCGGGCCTCGCGCTCGTCGCTGCGGGCCCACTGCACCGCGACGACCATGGCGAGCAGCAGTGTCGGCAGCTCGCCGATCCCCCACGCGATCGCACCGCCGTCCTGCTGGTCGGCCAGGGCGTCGATCCCCCACCCGGTCGAGGAGAACCAGTCGGCGGCCAGCAGGGTCTCGCCGGTGACGAGGGCGACGCCGAAGAACGCGTGGAAGCCCATCGTCGCGAACAGCAGCAGGATCCGCAGCGGGTAGCGCGGTCGCGACGGGCCGGGGTCGACACCGATGAGCGCGTTGGCGAACAGGTACCCGGCGAGCAGGAAGTGGATCATCATCAGCTCGTGCCCCACGTGGGTGGACAGCGCGAGCCCGAACAGCGGTGAGAAGTAGAAGGCGACGATGCTGCCGGCGAACACGACGGCGGCCACGACGGGGTGAGACACGAACCGGACCCAGCGGGACTCGACGACGGCCAGCAGCCACTCCCGCGGTCCGCGGGAGCCGTCGCGCCGCCGCGGCAGCGCACGCATGGCGAGGGTGACCGGGGCGCCGACGACGAGCAGCGGCGGCACGACCATGCTGAGCGCCATGTGCTGGACCATGTGGATGCTGAACAGGGTTCGGCCGTACACGGCGGGGGCTCCGCCGGTGACGTAGAGCAGCGCGAGCAGTCCGGTGAGCCAGAGCAGGGTGCGGTGCACCGGCCAGCGGTCCCCCCGGGCCCGCAGCCGCCGGACGCCGACCAGGTAGGCGACGGCGAGGGCGCCGGCGACCGTGACCCACAGGATGTCCGGGTTCCACTCGGTCAGCCAGTGCTGCGCGGTCAGCGGCGGGGGCAGCGGCGCGCCGGTGAGCAGCTCGGCCGGGGTGGGGTCGGTGGGCGGCGCCTGCGGCACCGGCGGCGCCGTCCGGGACAGCGCGACGCCGAGCCCGGCGGCGGCGGCCATGAGGACCACCTCGCCGGTGACGAGCCGCCAGAACGCTGACCGCGGCCCCGGCTGGTCGAGGCGTCCGAGCAGGGCGCGCCGGTGCCACCAGCCGGCGGCGCCGAGGGCGACCGTGGCGACCACCTTGGTGGCCAGCAGCAGCCCGTACGGGGTGGCCAGGTCGGCGAGGCCGTCGAGACGCAGCGAGCCGTTGGCGAGCCCGGAGACCGCGACGACGACGAACGCCCACCCGGCGACGGTCGAGTAGCGGCGGGCCGCCGCGGGCAGGTCGCGGCCGAGCGAGCCGGCGAGGGCCGCGAGGACGCCGAGCCCACCGGCCCAGGCCGACACGCCGAGCAGGTGCAGCCACCAGCCGCTGACCGCCGTCTCGTGGTCAGCGGCCCCTGCGGCGTGGCCGGTGAGGGCGATCGGCACGAGCGCGACCGCGACGCCGGCGAGCAGCCACGCCGAGCCGACCGGGCCGGAGACCGCCATCGCGGCGGTGGCGATGACCGCCGCCAGCACCGTGGCGAGCAGCAGCATCCGGCCGAGGTCGATCTCGGTGAGGTAGAAGCCGAGCTCGGAGCCGAACCCGGCGCCGCCGAGCGGCCGGCCCGCGACGTCGGCGTAGCCGAGGACGAGCGCCGCGACCGAGGCCAGCGTCCACGTCACCGCCGCGGCCCGGCCGACGGTGAGCGCCCGCGGCACTGCCGGGGAACGGGGCGGCAGGACGGCGGCCACGAGCAGGAACGCCCCGACGGTGGCGGCGAGCGCGAGGTCGGCGACGCCGCGGGCGGCGGGCAGCCCCCAACGGACGGCGGCGCCCGGGTCGGCGAGCAGCTGCTCGGCGGTGGCCCCGGTGAGGGCCATCGCGACGAACGCGGTGACGAGCAGGGCCGGCAGGGCGAGCAGGGGCCCCCGCAGACTGGTCACGTGGGCCCCCCAGGCTCCTCGGCGCGCTCACGGGAGGTGCGCCAGCCCCGCAGGGTCAGCAGCAGCACCGCGACCAGCCCGGCGACGACGGCGACGGCCGCGAGCGTCCACGGCGCCGTCCCACCGGCCTGTGCCGTCGCGCCGTCCGCGGCGACGGTGAACCCCACCGAGCCACTCACCTCGCCCTCCCCGGCGTCCGCGCCAGCAGCGACCACCGTGTAGGAGACGACGTAGTCCCCCTCGGCGGAGGTGGGCACCTCGACGACGAGCCGCGGCCCGTCGACCCTTGCCACGGCGTCCCGGTCGTCCTGGCCGGGCGGGGTGAGGGACGCCGAGGACCGGGCGGGGTCCAGGTCGGCGTCGAACGTCAGGGTCACCGCGCCCGGCGCATGGTCGAGGGTGGCGCCGTTTGCCGGCTCCACCTCGACCACCGTGGTGGAGGCAGCGGCCGCCGACGGCGTCAGCAGCAGGACGACGAGCGCGGCGGCTGCCGTGAGGACGGCGCGGTTCGGCACCTGCTCAGCGTAGGCGGCGGTCCTCGAGCACCGGGAAGGACCGGCGGGCCCGGGCGACGTCGGTGAGGTCGACGTCGACGTCGAGGACCTCCTCGGCGTCTCCGGCCTCGGCGAGCACCTCACCGCGGGGTCCGATGACGGCGCTGGCGCCACCCATCGGGGTGCCGGCGTGGGTGCCGGCGGTGTTGGCGGCGACGACGACGCACTGGTTCTCGATCGCCCGGGCCCGGGCCAGCACGGACCAGTGGCCGACCCGGGCGGCCGGCCACGCCGCGGGGACGGCGAGCACGGTGGCGCCGGCGTCGAGCAGCGCCCGGTACAGCTCGGGGAAGCGCAGGTCGTAGCAGGTGCTCAGGCCCAGGACGGCGTCCGGGCCGTGGCCGGGCAGCGGCACCGTCACGACGTCCTGGCCGGCCTCGAGCAGGTGCGGCTCGCCGGCCCCGAAGCCGAACCGGTGGATCTTGCGGTAGACGGCCAGCCGGCTGCCGTCCGGGCCGAGCAGCACCGAGGTGTTCCAGCGGCCGCGGCCCTCGGGGCCGGGTTCGTCGGCCTGCTCGATGATCGAGCCGGCGTGGACGACGGCGCCGATCTCCCGCGCCGCGTCCGCGACCGCGGTGACCGTCGGCCCGTCGAGGGGCTCGGCGCGCTCCGGCCACTCCCGGTAGGAGAACCCGCCGGGCGCCCACAGCTCGGGCAGCACGA
This DNA window, taken from Kineosporiaceae bacterium SCSIO 59966, encodes the following:
- a CDS encoding redoxin domain-containing protein, with protein sequence MTAARRPRVRAPELTGRAWLNTGGEPLTLAALRGRIVLLDFWTFCCVNCLHVLDELRPLEREYADVLVTVGVHSPKFAHEADPDALAAAVERYAVHHPVLDDPELVTWRAYAARAWPTLAVVDPEGYVVAQLSGEGHAHGLRVLLDELVAEHETKGTLRRGDAPYVPPPPPRTALRFPGKVVRLPDGGLLVSDTAHHQLVELDDDLETERRRIGSGRRGLVDGAADVAAFSEPQGLAVLPPDVAGRVGYDVVVADAVNHALRGVRLADGTVRTVAGTGEQLRRRGGGGPALEQDLSTPWDVAWFDGRVVVAMAGVHQLWAFDPDAGTVEVLAGTTAEGLRDGAAHDAWFAQTSGLAADPDGRRLWLADSETSALRWLVRGADGYDVGTAVGTGLFDFGHRDGPADDALLQHPLGVAVLPDGSVAVADTYNGAVRRYDPATRTVTTLARDLAEPSDVLVDPDGATLVVVESAAHRLVRVAVPAQAQQVDGVARRTARPEQDVAPGRLALRVAFTPPTGQKLDDRWGDPTRLVVSASPPGLLLAGAGSASGLSRDLELAGDVPAGVLHVSVQAAACDGDPETGEVPEHAACHLYQQDWGIPVRVVDGIDGLDDELVLDLRGV
- a CDS encoding bifunctional copper resistance protein CopD/cytochrome c oxidase assembly protein is translated as MTSLRGPLLALPALLVTAFVAMALTGATAEQLLADPGAAVRWGLPAARGVADLALAATVGAFLLVAAVLPPRSPAVPRALTVGRAAAVTWTLASVAALVLGYADVAGRPLGGAGFGSELGFYLTEIDLGRMLLLATVLAAVIATAAMAVSGPVGSAWLLAGVAVALVPIALTGHAAGAADHETAVSGWWLHLLGVSAWAGGLGVLAALAGSLGRDLPAAARRYSTVAGWAFVVVAVSGLANGSLRLDGLADLATPYGLLLATKVVATVALGAAGWWHRRALLGRLDQPGPRSAFWRLVTGEVVLMAAAAGLGVALSRTAPPVPQAPPTDPTPAELLTGAPLPPPLTAQHWLTEWNPDILWVTVAGALAVAYLVGVRRLRARGDRWPVHRTLLWLTGLLALLYVTGGAPAVYGRTLFSIHMVQHMALSMVVPPLLVVGAPVTLAMRALPRRRDGSRGPREWLLAVVESRWVRFVSHPVVAAVVFAGSIVAFYFSPLFGLALSTHVGHELMMIHFLLAGYLFANALIGVDPGPSRPRYPLRILLLFATMGFHAFFGVALVTGETLLAADWFSSTGWGIDALADQQDGGAIAWGIGELPTLLLAMVVAVQWARSDEREARRRDRAADRDHDQDLGEYNAMLARLAERDTERDTERDRQSL
- a CDS encoding carbon-nitrogen family hydrolase; protein product: MRIRVIQLAYTDDEPVDERRARVADLVRQQRGADLVVLPELWAPGGFSYREWPERAEPLDGPTVTAVADAAREIGAVVHAGSIIEQADEPGPEGRGRWNTSVLLGPDGSRLAVYRKIHRFGFGAGEPHLLEAGQDVVTVPLPGHGPDAVLGLSTCYDLRFPELYRALLDAGATVLAVPAAWPAARVGHWSVLARARAIENQCVVVAANTAGTHAGTPMGGASAVIGPRGEVLAEAGDAEEVLDVDVDLTDVARARRSFPVLEDRRLR
- a CDS encoding S9 family peptidase; translation: MSPAEHPFASLDDYVALPRVSGLALSPDGRRVVVGVATLDRKRTRYVTGLWEVDPDGERPARRLTRSAKGESGAAFTPSGDLLFVSARPDAEPQDDGDDEVPALWLQPAGGGDARVVATRPGGVGGVRVAREAGTVVLASSTLPSATDAESEQKARKNRKDAKVSAVLHEEYPVRYWDHDLGPDRPRLFTAELPADLATGDERLELRDLTGHAGRALQAEASWDVTPDGATVVSTWTVPEARGSERSTVVALDVATGQRRVLCDDPDVEYVDPVVSPDGRHVAVVAHRRSTPDVPPDSWLAVVPLAGGEVRALTQEWDRWPHSAQWTPDGSALVAVADDQGRAPLFRVDVATGEVTRLTADDGAYSDPRVSPDGRWVYALRSAVDAPAAPVRVPLDAGSAAPAQPEALRGPAPAPTLPGRVEEVTTTAEDGTPLRAWLALPDGASASEPAPLLLWIHGGPLGSWNAWSWRWNPWLAVARGYAVLLPDPALSTGYGVEFVRRGWGAWGAAPYTDLLAVTDAAEARDDVDETRTAAMGGSFGGYMANWVAGHTDRFRAIVTHASLWALDQFGPTTDAAYYWKREMTEEMALANSPHRFADQITTPVLVVHGDRDYRVPIGEGLRLWWDLVSRSEDPEGRSPHKFLYFPDENHWVLTPNHAKVWYETVFAFLGHHVLGQEWQRPEMLG
- the galE gene encoding UDP-glucose 4-epimerase GalE is translated as MRLLVTGGAGYIGSVVAAQLLEAGHDVVVLDDLSTGHADAVPAGAELVVGSVADPGEALDRGVDAVLHFAGKSLVGESVQRPDLYWHTNVVGTRLLLDAMRVRGVRRIVFSSTAATYGVPQHVPVEESEPAAPTNPYGASKLAVDHMLSGEATAYGLAAVSLRYFNVAGAWRRFGERHATETHLIPIALQVAAGRRERLSIYGDDYPTPDGTCVRDYIHVADLSRAHLLALEAPQPGQHLVYNLGNGAGFSVRQVVDVVREVTGHPVPVEVAPRRPGDPPVLVASSERARRDLGWTPERQLAAMVSDAWELVRSDPD
- a CDS encoding copper resistance protein CopC is translated as MPNRAVLTAAAALVVLLLTPSAAAASTTVVEVEPANGATLDHAPGAVTLTFDADLDPARSSASLTPPGQDDRDAVARVDGPRLVVEVPTSAEGDYVVSYTVVAAGADAGEGEVSGSVGFTVAADGATAQAGGTAPWTLAAVAVVAGLVAVLLLTLRGWRTSRERAEEPGGPT